A single Nocardioides bizhenqiangii DNA region contains:
- a CDS encoding helix-turn-helix domain-containing protein: MDSSSVRGDDSSGPEDPGDTTLAARLEELRSAIVQDPDPKSRVAHAATLELLDRSDRADTGGFPEVWGTFAGTAPGLIGEDGWAITVGTMANMIGLIHFAEPVDFLSISRLTKRYGHGKIAAVQTTVDDLLGTGPAMPVASRMAMILSLTGSIAEVLEESGLEKEEATEVAERCYQAGFWLVLTDVDPSTPGPLLRTPEEVASLYDHGGLPAWRGQVAIIASNPWAPYGNELKELALAADRPETVHAIEEAVKVYRSRFERRERELVAREIRQLVAMSGLSQREFAAMAGTSASRLSTYVNGLVTPSATMMVRIRRVSDLMQRRRSEGR, translated from the coding sequence ATGGACTCATCTTCTGTGCGGGGCGACGACTCGTCCGGCCCGGAAGATCCGGGGGACACGACCCTCGCGGCGCGGCTCGAAGAGCTGCGGAGCGCGATCGTGCAGGACCCCGACCCCAAGAGCCGGGTCGCGCACGCGGCCACGCTCGAGCTGCTGGACCGCAGTGACCGCGCCGACACTGGAGGCTTCCCGGAGGTGTGGGGCACCTTCGCCGGGACGGCGCCCGGGCTGATCGGCGAGGACGGTTGGGCGATCACGGTCGGGACCATGGCCAACATGATCGGGCTGATCCACTTCGCCGAGCCGGTCGACTTCCTGTCGATCAGCCGACTGACGAAGCGCTACGGGCACGGCAAGATCGCCGCGGTACAGACGACGGTCGACGACCTGCTCGGCACCGGACCGGCGATGCCGGTGGCGAGCCGGATGGCGATGATCCTCTCCCTGACAGGTTCGATCGCCGAGGTGCTGGAGGAATCGGGCCTCGAGAAGGAGGAGGCGACCGAAGTCGCCGAGCGCTGCTACCAGGCGGGCTTCTGGTTGGTGCTGACCGACGTCGACCCCAGCACGCCAGGCCCTCTGCTCAGGACGCCGGAGGAGGTCGCCTCGCTGTATGACCACGGCGGCCTGCCGGCCTGGCGCGGTCAGGTCGCGATCATCGCGTCCAACCCCTGGGCGCCGTACGGCAACGAGCTCAAGGAGCTGGCGCTCGCGGCCGATCGGCCGGAGACCGTGCACGCGATCGAAGAGGCGGTGAAGGTCTACCGGTCGCGGTTCGAGCGTCGTGAGCGCGAGCTGGTCGCCCGGGAGATCCGGCAGCTGGTGGCCATGAGCGGTCTCAGCCAGCGTGAGTTCGCGGCGATGGCCGGCACGTCGGCGTCGCGGCTCTCGACGTACGTCAACGGGCTGGTCACGCCCTCCGCCACCATGATGGTGCGGATCCGGCGGGTGTCGGACCTCATGCAGAGGCGGCGCTCGGAAGGCCGCTAG
- a CDS encoding pyridoxal phosphate-dependent aminotransferase: MPPFHVMDLLALSAERQRSHGDLINLLAGQPSTGAPAPVNAEAVRLLGSGDPLGYTPAIGIVELRAAIADHHRRRYGIDVAADDVVVTTGSSGGFLLAFLAAFDVGDRVAIARPGYPCYRNVLAALGCEVVEIPTGPDTRFQPTVEQLAEVHAAGPLAGLVVASPANPTGTMLLPDELAAIARWCEETGVQLVSDEIYHGIQYEASSPARCAWETSREAIVFGSFSKYFSMTGWRLGWMLAPSRLLRAVDVLTGNFSICPPVLAQRAALAAFDAASYDELDGHVRRYADNRELLLAGLQRLGIDRLAPADGAFYAYADVGHLTDDSMAFARDVLARTGVAMASGIDFDTVDGGRYVRFSFAGTAADIEVALDRLDGAL; this comes from the coding sequence GTGCCGCCGTTCCACGTGATGGACCTGCTCGCGTTGTCGGCCGAACGGCAGCGGAGCCACGGCGACCTGATCAACCTGCTGGCCGGCCAGCCGAGCACCGGCGCTCCGGCGCCGGTCAACGCCGAGGCGGTCCGGCTGCTCGGCTCGGGCGACCCGCTCGGCTACACGCCCGCCATCGGCATCGTCGAGCTCCGGGCGGCGATCGCCGACCACCACCGCCGCCGCTACGGGATCGACGTGGCCGCCGACGACGTGGTGGTGACGACCGGCTCGAGCGGCGGCTTCCTGCTGGCGTTCCTCGCCGCGTTCGACGTGGGCGACCGCGTGGCCATCGCGCGACCGGGCTACCCCTGCTACCGCAACGTGCTCGCCGCGCTCGGCTGCGAGGTCGTGGAGATCCCGACCGGCCCCGACACCCGCTTCCAGCCGACGGTCGAGCAGCTCGCCGAGGTCCACGCGGCCGGTCCGTTGGCAGGGCTGGTCGTCGCCAGCCCGGCGAACCCGACCGGCACCATGCTGCTGCCCGACGAGCTGGCGGCGATCGCCCGCTGGTGCGAGGAGACGGGCGTGCAGCTGGTCTCCGACGAGATCTACCACGGAATCCAGTACGAAGCGTCGTCGCCGGCCAGGTGCGCGTGGGAGACCAGTCGCGAGGCGATCGTCTTCGGCTCCTTCTCGAAGTACTTCTCGATGACCGGATGGCGGCTCGGTTGGATGCTCGCCCCGTCCCGGCTGCTGCGCGCGGTCGACGTGCTGACCGGCAACTTCAGCATCTGCCCGCCGGTGCTCGCGCAACGGGCCGCGCTGGCCGCGTTCGACGCGGCGTCGTACGACGAGCTCGACGGCCACGTCCGCCGCTACGCCGACAACCGCGAGCTCCTGCTCGCGGGGCTCCAGCGCCTCGGCATCGACCGGCTCGCGCCGGCGGACGGCGCGTTCTACGCATACGCCGACGTCGGCCACCTCACCGACGACTCGATGGCCTTCGCCCGGGACGTGCTGGCACGCACCGGGGTGGCGATGGCGAGCGGCATCGACTTCGACACGGTCGACGGTGGGCGCTACGTCCGGTTCAGCTTCGCCGGAACGGCGGCGGACATCGAGGTCGCGCTGGACCGCCTCGACGGGGCTCTCTAG